A stretch of Halocalculus aciditolerans DNA encodes these proteins:
- a CDS encoding PGF-pre-PGF domain-containing protein translates to MIEKAPKISTAAVLLMVLFVVGAPAAAAADGPPQPPLDVYGTVTDQSGDAAGGVTVEAVYDGSVVASTVSNSDGHYDLKVADPSDSANEEISIRVNEGSSSRTVTWSSGQSENVDLTATIPDNVVGGGGGAIDDSGKSTVKLPDDSDVSDVSFDFGTGSSGSVGVQALRSLPSGVPAVPNSQDVVAYLDVQVSDSLQGKTGTVTFTVSKAKLDSLGLSADSVQVVHYHDGSWEWLETTVESETSSSVTLSASSTFSPFALAVQDTGGSDDGNTGGGNDTTTTTDDGNAGGGGGGGGGGGGGAGTGGSDTTSTTATPTSTVTTTTSTTQGTTQSTQSTTTTTAAQNQAGGGDTGGSSPLSTPVVVIVVAIVVIIIAGLFYNTRRE, encoded by the coding sequence ATGATTGAGAAAGCACCGAAGATTTCGACGGCAGCGGTGTTACTTATGGTCCTGTTCGTCGTGGGTGCCCCTGCAGCTGCTGCCGCTGACGGGCCGCCGCAGCCTCCGCTGGACGTCTACGGCACTGTGACGGACCAGTCTGGTGACGCAGCAGGCGGCGTCACTGTTGAAGCGGTCTACGACGGCAGTGTCGTCGCTTCGACCGTTTCGAATAGCGACGGCCACTACGACCTGAAGGTCGCTGACCCGTCCGACAGCGCGAACGAGGAGATCTCGATTCGCGTGAACGAGGGAAGCTCCTCGCGGACAGTCACGTGGTCATCCGGCCAGTCCGAGAACGTCGACCTCACGGCCACTATCCCCGACAACGTCGTCGGTGGCGGTGGCGGAGCGATCGACGACTCCGGGAAGTCGACCGTTAAGCTTCCCGATGACTCAGACGTATCTGACGTCTCGTTCGACTTCGGCACTGGGTCGTCCGGTTCTGTCGGAGTCCAAGCGCTGCGTTCGCTTCCGAGCGGCGTGCCGGCCGTGCCGAACTCACAGGACGTCGTCGCGTACCTCGACGTTCAGGTCTCCGACAGCCTGCAGGGGAAGACCGGGACGGTGACGTTCACGGTCTCGAAGGCGAAGCTCGACTCGCTCGGGCTGAGCGCCGACTCCGTGCAGGTCGTCCACTACCACGACGGCTCGTGGGAGTGGCTGGAGACGACGGTCGAGAGCGAGACGTCGAGTTCGGTGACGCTCTCGGCGTCGTCGACGTTCTCGCCGTTCGCGCTCGCAGTGCAGGACACCGGCGGATCTGACGACGGGAACACCGGCGGCGGCAACGACACCACGACGACCACCGACGACGGCAATGCCGGCGGCGGTGGCGGTGGTGGAGGCGGCGGTGGCGGCGGCGCTGGTACTGGTGGGAGCGACACCACGAGTACGACGGCGACGCCGACGTCCACGGTGACGACCACGACGTCGACGACGCAGGGAACGACCCAGTCGACGCAGTCGACCACTACGACGACGGCCGCGCAGAACCAGGCCGGTGGCGGCGACACGGGCGGTTCGAGCCCTCTGTCCACACCGGTTGTCGTCATCGTCGTGGCCATCGTGGTCATCATCATCGCCGGGTTGTTCTACAACACCCGCCGCGAGTAA
- a CDS encoding ArsR family transcriptional regulator, whose product MKLAQPTDFQILSALSDGQRNNAVNLAHELDKNRSYINTRLPILADYELVERVGPAPNSGLYQITEKGQRALRHRDAYNDDDVDFDALIESDED is encoded by the coding sequence ATGAAGCTGGCGCAGCCGACAGACTTCCAAATACTCTCCGCCCTCTCTGACGGCCAGCGAAACAACGCCGTGAACCTCGCCCACGAGCTTGACAAGAACCGCTCCTACATCAACACCCGCCTCCCCATCCTCGCCGACTACGAACTCGTCGAACGCGTCGGCCCCGCCCCCAACAGCGGCCTCTACCAGATCACCGAGAAAGGCCAACGCGCCCTCCGCCACCGCGACGCCTACAACGACGACGACGTCGACTTCGACGCCCTCATCGAATCCGACGAAGACTGA
- the trmY gene encoding tRNA (pseudouridine(54)-N(1))-methyltransferase TrmY: protein MRQFVVLGHDAPTTPEFSLDDLAGGAGRLDLLCRCLGSAFFLSHGMREDVEVHLVLADAVTVRFDSRDLRYASPDERTLAGLVKGALAEKDEAIGHMEVEASPGVHVSKRGFEPVLDALSGTVVELHEDGDPLVDVDPPENPVFVLSDHRDFTDDEAALLADASDERVRVGPEILHADHTITVAHNYLDTEGFAEYDA from the coding sequence ATGCGCCAGTTCGTCGTTCTCGGTCACGACGCCCCGACCACGCCGGAGTTCTCGCTCGACGACCTCGCGGGCGGCGCGGGCCGCCTCGACTTGCTCTGCCGGTGTCTCGGCTCCGCGTTCTTCCTCAGTCACGGCATGCGCGAGGACGTCGAAGTCCACCTCGTGCTCGCCGACGCGGTGACGGTGCGTTTCGACAGCCGCGACCTCCGGTACGCGAGCCCGGACGAGCGCACGCTCGCCGGCCTCGTGAAGGGCGCGCTCGCGGAGAAGGACGAGGCAATCGGGCATATGGAGGTGGAGGCGAGTCCGGGCGTCCACGTCTCGAAGCGCGGGTTCGAACCCGTCCTCGACGCGCTCTCGGGGACGGTCGTTGAACTGCACGAGGACGGCGACCCGCTCGTCGACGTCGACCCCCCGGAGAACCCCGTGTTCGTGCTCTCGGACCACCGCGACTTCACCGACGACGAGGCCGCGCTCCTCGCCGACGCCAGCGACGAGCGAGTGCGCGTCGGCCCGGAAATCCTCCACGCCGACCACACCATCACCGTCGCGCACAACTACCTCGACACCGAGGGGTTCGCCGAGTACGACGCCTGA